The DNA window AGATTATctcaaagttaaatatttactCAAAAACATTTTAGTAGAACTGAACCAATAAATGATGTTAAAATTCAATAGGTAAACTTGGTTTCCTTACTTAGTTGAAAGCGCCACCTCTGTCCAATCACAATATTTGCTAATGGTAACATGCAGACATTATCTATTCACTCAGCAAAAGTTATATCAATCGGATACCGTTTAACGGAAGCGCAGTGTTGCTGTAACATCCTGTCGGGCAGGACAGATATTATCTGTTATAGAGAACAACAATAAGATACATAACACAAGGTAACTTGAGTTGTTTTCTGAACCTCGTATGTCACATCTCCAAGAAATCagataaacaaaaaattcaaaaaaattataccgctaaaaatgataaaaacatgtaTGCCTGCATATCACATATCACAAGTCTTCAGATTTGCCTCTGAGTTATTGGTTGGTGTTAGAGAAAAGGCTAGTTGTATTGCTCtggaaagtgatttttttatgtattactcGAATATTATGAAATACGTCTATGatcattttttatgttgttttcacaAAGAAATGTATTGGTTAACAgaaataatattgttgaatatttttgaaatatacataaacacattaagaaaaccaaaaacaaacaaattcaaactaCTAaccacaaatccaacaaaaacacacgaAACCATTtcaacaaaatactactacaaataaaaaaaccaacacaacctcagaaaacatttattcttaccaaCGAAAGACCGAATCacacacaccacaactatacggcacccccaaacctcacaaacctgattattcactacgacccataatgtcgacctacgaagcatttaactacaacctcggtaaatatatatcGTGGGTATTTTCTTATAGAATTCATTATCACTAAaagtaactttatgttcaataaccaaaactacctacaaataaatggcctaatatggggaatcccgtgtcactagttccagccaatatttttatgacacagattgaatcacaagcgatcactTCAGCCTTCCAACCACCACTATactgatgatacaattgctggattcacatctacagaacacacacttggTTTTTTCAATCAGATTAattctatacaccccaacattaagttcacctgtgaacaggaaaaaattaacaaaatagcatttcttaacctcaaaatcactagaactgatacataatttaaaaaaaatatccactgaaaaatcacccatactggactatacattccttgggactcagcacatgaaataaaacaaaaactcaacatattaagaaactaaataaacacagccacaaaactatgctcacagataaaattaatgatgaaatcaacacttcataaacatcaacaaatttcctgaaaaacattatacgcacacacatagacgaacaacaaacaaactacgataaatcccaagatacaacaaactacaaaaccttctactactgcataccatatgttcccgacatcagcgaaaaaataaccaacatttggaaaaaaaaacttataacaaaacacaacattccagtaaacaccaaatttattcagaaaccaggtacaaaactaaagtccatactatgtaaaaactacactgacaaatacaataccaacataatttataaaatacaatgcaacaactgccacgacttctatattggagaaacaagcacaaaaatggaaactagattcaaagaaaaaagaaaaaaaaacaatgaaaaacaccttcacacgtttttgaacactacaagtcaaataaacacaacatagccatagaaaacaccccgatattaagtagggaaacaaatataaacaaacgaaaaatcaaagaagccctacttatacagcaactaaaaccaaaattaaaccaatataaaggaacaccttcatacctatagAGGTTTTGCGTGAACCTATTAGTGTCACGTGACCACAACGAGGTTTGTAAACATACCGCCATATTGGGTGGCAAGTGTCCCGCATGACTGCTGTATTCAgtactattcacatgtaaatggctgccgctggcttttcatcacttgtagcacaCCTGACAGGTGCTGAAAAGGCCAGGTATGAGGAAAAAGTGAAGGAACTGGGTGTAGGAGACCTGTATATGCTCCCGCCACGTGTATTTACGCCAGTAATATCCAGCCAAGACAACGTTGCTCAGAGTCAGACTGTTGCCGGAGTAGATCTGCCAAATATTACATatggtgacatttatatatatttgataaacaggGCTTCCACCTATACAAATGAAAGTCTAAAAGGTTACAAAAGCCTTGATGCGTACAAGTACTTTGTGGCAGGATTTGTACAGAATGTCCAGATAACCAGGGCAACGTCGGATAAAGTCATCATTACAGCAAAGATTTGTACatcatattatattacatacatgtatcatgtactctgtatgatagatttaactacattttagacGAATACTAGATACTGAAGTAAAGTAGGGCCCCCAATTTAATAAatggttcaatattattgttctaCATGTGTACTGACTGTTGTCAAAGCTCTAGCCTAGGAGCACTtctatacatgtttgtataatgatattaagaCACCTAATTGTCTAggctgtttcaaaacttaatttttgatttatgattaatttttggTACGGTAtcaatatatagataataaatagtaCAAGTAGACATAGACCGTTAAAGCTGGTCAATAGCCATGTTaggtttctgtaaaaataatttaatatttaactgttttttatttttttatattattttattatttgagtgaCACATGTATCCCAACCTGATACACAGTTGTCTTTAAAAGCTTATATATACACAACTtagtattttctttgttattttacaggTGTGCCACTCTCAGCAGCTAAATGAACCACCACTAAAGCCATGGGTTGCTAGCTGCAGGAATGGAGAGATAATATGTTCCCACTGCACCTGCAAGGCTGGACTAGGTAAAGTCTGCTCCCACGTAGCAGCAACTTTGTTCTACATGGAAGCTGTCGTAAAGAGACATCACAGCACAGCTTGCACATCAATGCCTTGTGAGTGGATTGTGCCATCCAGAGGAAAGGGACACTTAAAGCTGGTCACAGACATGGACTTCACAAGTGtcacaaccaaaaaaaaaactgactgaGCAGTCTACAACAGCATGCCAAGCAGCAGCACCAGCATGCCCCCAATGACTGAGAAAGAAGTAAAGGCATGCTACCTTGCAATTCAGAACACTGGAGTGAAGTCTGGCTTCCTCTCACTGACTAAGGACTATGCAAGACACTATGTGCCTGCTGCAGTATCAGTGCCATTGCCACAACCATTGACACTGCTGCGCAGACATAATCCAATATCAGTGGAAGAGCTAAACCAGGTGTGTGATGACATTTTTACTTCACTGACGATTAGTGTTGAGGAAGCAACAGCTCTTGAGAAGCTGACCAGACAGCAATGGAAAGTAGGCTATGGTACGATGATCGTGCTGGTAGAATAACAGCCTCAAAATTCAAAGCTGCTTGTCGTACCAGTGTCACCAACCCTTCCAAGTCACTTTTGAAACAAATCTGTTACCCCCACGCTACCAAATGTTCAACCAAGGCAACAAGATGGGGATGTAAGCATGAAGAACATGCTCGATCATTGTATGTACAAGTGAGAAGGACACAGCACCAGCAACTAAAGGTAGTAGACAGTGGGCTACACATTACCCCGCAATACCCTTACCTAGGTGTGACACCTGATGGTCTGGTTGAATGCCTTTGTTGTAGGAAGGgtgtacttgaaataaaatgcCCACACTGCAAACGAGGCAAGTCACTGGATGAAGCTGCAGAAGATGGACAGTTTTGCCTGGAAAGGATTGGTGACAAACTCTCATTGAAGAAAAACCATGCCTATTATTACCAGGTTCAGGGGCAGATGCTTCTAACTGGTGTGAACTATTGTGATTTTGTTGTGTAGACGGATGACCAGCAGTCTCTCCATGTTGAAAGGATTATGAGGGACACTGACTTCATAAATAGAATGGTAGGAGAGCTGGAGACATTCTTTAGACTGTGTGTTCTGCCTGAGCTCGTGGGGCAGAAATTCACAAAGCCATCAGAACAAGCTGATGATCAGCTGTTGTGCTACTGCCGTACAAGCAGAACTGATACAATAACACTACGGTGCAGCAACATGGGCTGCAAAGTTGTGCATTTCCATATGGAATGTGTCGGGCTGCAGAGACAACCAAAGAAATGGACCTGCTTAGATTGCAAAAAACTcagtaaaatgaaacaataatcatATCAGGTTGTCACTATTTCGTTATTGGCTtttgtgtaaattttaaattgttcactGTTCATGTTACGTGAAAGGGTGCCAGCTAACTCAACTGTTCATTTTCTGCCTTAtacaaataatcaatatttttttataatttcacctCTTTAGCATGGATGTTATATACCAGTACAGTGTATTTTACCTCAATGTGCTGTCActacacattataatttatattcaccCTTTTTAGCCaaggatatgaaatattattaatggaTGAAAATAATTAGACAGAGTGCAATATGTCTGTTTATAATGCTTCACAACATACATGTTTGcaggcaaaataaaatttaagatatgAATTTCTagcatacattatgtattatttaagaTTTCCAGAAGTACAGTTTTTTTAACAAGGTAGTTTTAAACTATGCAAAAGTGTAACTCTTAAACAAGCACATGAATGAACactgaaatgtaaacaaaatgaaggtGTGTcttatgtacaataaatatatataggacAATGTCAATCAAATGGCACAACAGATGGAGAGATGTTTGTTAGAGCACATGCCACTCTTACTATTTTGTCTAATGTTGTCAAATTACAACTTTGATCAGTTTGTAACAGCGTAATTGGAATAGTACTTTCAAGCATAGAATACTTTTGGCGTACCATGCCGATCACCCTCTCAACATCGCAGATGCAAGGACACGTGAAGTTTCAACATCCAGTGCACTAAGCTGTTGTTTTCCTTTTGTAAAAGCTGGTATTTTAAGCTCTGCATTACAGAAAGCAACAGATTCAGATATAGTGAATCCACAGTCTGCCAGTATAACATCACCAGGAATTATATTGGCTAAAAACCCACAGTTTTCGGTAAGATGGACATCACTTGTTCGTCCTCCCCATCCCTTTgagataaaaattataactccTTGCGGAGCAATACCTATGAGGTATTTGACAGTATTATGGGACTTGTAACTTGAATAGATGTTTGCTCGTGCCTGGAGGTCTGACGGCAGCTGTATGAATATTTCGAAACAATCAATGATGCAGACACACTTTGAAAACTTCTCACGAAAAGACACAGGCAACTTCATTCTTAGTTCCTCTCTCTCAGGCCAGAAAACAAATGTTGGTACCAGTCAAATATTCATGACATTTATGACCTCCTGAAATATGCGTGATATTGTTGAGGTGTGCAATCCAAATATGTATCCTAAGAGCTGCAGTGGCACATCCAATCGCAGTCTCATGAGTGTCAATATGAATTGTTGAAATTTAGAGACTGACTGTGTATCTCGGAAATATCTGTAAATTTGGTTAAATATGATCATCATCACTGCATATGACGGCAGACCTATACAGTATTTGACCTTCTCGTCGTCATTTGCAAAAGTAGCATCTTCGAAACAGTTCGCTTTTGCTATACTTTTATAGTGGAGGACTTCATTTCGCAACTGTTGGCATTCAGATTCAAGTCTAACTAAGTCTGTGAATGATATTTCCGTCTGCATACATGTCTcagttgtatattgtgatgtacacaagtcaaaattatCACATGTAGCTTCAAGTTCATCAGCAGAATCAGTACAGCTGCTATCAGTGGCAGCAGTGCCAGCAGATTCTATGAAAGCAAGGTCAAGCAGCCCAGCAGCAGCTTCAtgtctcttttgttgttcttttctccttttggtcacttctttcctgttttcatatttacacaattcagcagctttccttctcttcaggggagaacgtgtaaaatgaaatatggaaggtacatagtcaggtgataggggatcatcactcttcgtccctgaaacagagtacaataatttagttaagatatagatctacaggcatcatcagatattatttatatatataacagatacactgtacacttttaactgaatatgctgaacattgtttaacaactgaatgtacagccaacaaagtaattatttgcacactttttaatcttgtgccagttgtggttttctgatgaatcacttaaattggtcctttaagagatattaacattttgtcttaatgtacaaatggctatataacctattcatcatgaatgatattgttccttcagtaaatttactattcagttatttaaaagtaaaagaaaagtgtgcaAAAATTTTCTTTGACTGGTGCTGCAGTGTGTTCTGCTATACACATATCATGcatgtaagtttcaatttattcagcccggctatagatgaattatacatacctgacacaaaatgtttactacaaagtcTGGTGTGCTCTGTGGGTGTCCAGTTTTTCCTATTGACAGCTGCAATCCATCGTCTTCTTCGGTCGGAATCTTTAGGAAATCTGTagtatgacacattttccacctgtccatgtcgatttgaacagttaaatgcacaacacgaGTGTACCATCGCGCACTTTTGACTATGAATCACCCTTGTGTTGGAATATAAACACGCCGAGCGTGCCACCCATCATGGCGGTCAGCAGTAACTAGGTCAAGAGTGACGTCACACTTAAAacctaattaataacctaacatacacCTGAAACGCACACTACGATCCTGTAACCGTTTATACTCTCAATCCCAAAGatatgtgtccgtcaacggtcacattcaacccctctctttcttaacctgaagatgacctaggaaggtcgaaacgttgttctgtacttgtcaataaaagtgtttatacccataccagccgttctgagatacatttttatttcaagtgggcttctcgtcatcaaggaaGATCTGTCAAGggttaaaaatagaaattattttcaacagaaaaataCATTATCTATTCTAAaacgaaaaaataataattctttttcaCTTAACTGTAGGTGgcgataaaaattatttgtaggatgtttttaggtgtttcagtTTCTCGAGGAAAAGTAACTGTAGTAGCGATTAGGGATGTAAACTCTGTCACTATTTATTTCATGTATGTACACACGCACAAtcacatttattaaatttctaaaagtaaaatgttgaaaAGTATATACTCACTCTagtccaggggttcccaaccttttggcactcgcgaccccttacctaaaagtttgaaacccatgtgaccctctacttagggcttactatcagcagcttaatttttctttcattttctgtgaaggagagggaaagaaacatctaaaaaaatatttaaaaattctgtaattatttattagcaaattaaatcacattggtccgacctgaattcacaaaaagaacatatatttcttgaaataatattaacataggtttgaacagctatccaacccagctagtgagatgcctgatgttgcatttcagcagcaagctttgaaattcgtggccgagcgtttgttagagccagtctcatgtcatctccaacatccaatctgttcctattctttgtttttatattgacaagagtggaaaatcctgcctcacacaagtaggtagaagcaaatggaataAGGATACGTAAAGCtttcatgctgactttggagtatgtctgatacatagcgcaccagaactgagtcacggatttcaccttgaagagatcacgagctgaagagtcgttccttagatccagaaattcatcttggatactggatacatcaagttcagtacaaaatgggttccttaccagggcctcctgttcctgtgatagctcagggaagtaacgctcgacttccttttctagagactgaaaatgttcggtaatctcatccttgaggaactgatccagttggatctgagactcatccgtcactccataaagtttttcaaacatagcgatgtttccaagattgggtTTCCGACGCCacttctgcagtttggaaacaaaggcccgaagactatcttgaaaaagaagaacatgtgtttcccttccttgaagcttcaaaatgagcttgttcagctggtcaaaaatatcggctaggtacgcaaccattttattccatgcttcatcttcgaagtgagctacaagatctttcttttcttgagtctccaggaatagctttatttcatctttaatttcaaagacacgattaataacgtttcctttcgacaaccaacgtactgctgtgtagaagagaaggaattcggggtcagcattcatgtctttgcatagttctttgaataggcgagtgttgagtgcttgagtcttcacataatttacaattttgattacagattcaaggacttcctgcagagaggcagggagagtcttactggcgagagcatatcggtgaatcatgcagtggatgccctttgcttgaggtgctagcttcttcactctcgactggaatcctgatttcgatcccagcatagccggtgccccatccgtacaaaccccacacacgttttcccattgaagatcttcgtcttgaaaaaagttgaaacgttttccatgacatcatcagcttttgttgtggtttcaagtgcactgcagaataaaaattcgtctttgatgtcacctgaattaatgtatctcacgaagacaagcaactgagaacatgaacttacatctgttgactcgtcgagctgaatgGAGAACAAAgaggaacccttgatttcagtcaaaacctgttccttcacatccatagacattttagaaatgcgcctctgtatagtattatttgacagggatacttgctgcatcttctttgcactggcttctccaagaataagatttactgctttcatcatgcagggtttaagaagtgtttctccaatcgtgtgaggctttttttgtttagcaatttcgaatgcaatctcatatgaagcttccactacggctgcactctgctgctgaaacgacccacttctatcgattctttggcttttaagacaccgttcatgccgtttgaagaaatccaaacccttctttgcgtgttctggatgtttcgtctcgagatgacgcttgagttttgatggtttcattgactctgcactcaggacagcatggcacaaaacacactgtggtttctcgatgccgtcgttggcgagcacagtggtgaagccaatgttgaggtagcattctgagtatctgcgccgtttagccatggacacaactcacctttactgcttacttatctccttgttaaaataaaataaaaaatgtggaataatgaacgctttggcaactgtatatcttacactgactacttgtggggggtgcaggtagagtaatgatggggtaagtattgggagggaaagGAGCGTGgtcagtcgcgcgattcgtcatccaccaatcagcaacggacatgtgactcacgtgtcgacagcgagcacacacacacttaataacagctaaacagacacacaagcatacgtacatgcgcgtgcactcacatactcgctactcactagtacacacatacatacagttgcagacacatacacattcactcacaggcacgcatacatacacccataatatcacctaatgacattgaactaacgtagcacacgttttgctttgcaccgaaacaaaaaaaaaatatatgtaaaagcatgaaaatgtaattgataaaataaaattcatgttatcccaagctacttctaacaaggctacgcgactcccctgccaaggcttcgcgaccccctaGGGGGTCGCGACCccccggttgggaacccctgctctagtcCTATCAATATTTTCAATTATACTTGATTTACTATTCTTTAGACTACACATTAGAATAATCTATGGTGCTTTTATGTGGTTTTATTATTGATACGTACCTGCTATTTCATATGTTCGGCCTGTTTACTTGAAGTTTGaataagttaaaattttaaagttgatttaGTTTTGGTGTAcaaattaacactcctacgaaaagtggggcctaataggccccagagcaacttgaaaggttattaatattaggctaacaattttgtatttaaatgaaattgccatttaaatccattaatgaatggattaatgagattcccactgtccctatctactatctagcgaaaccacagccaggggaacgggcttggagaaatcaggacaagaaacgtcttttcgtaggagtgttaaactgaaagaaaaagtcAAAGAcatttattattgtacaaaattagCATTACAAGTAAGGTAACTGTGATGTCAGTATGATACTGATTGAAAATGAAATTGCAAGTACTGCTGTTGGTGCTAGCATTTTCTGAAGCGTCAGAACAGTTGAAGACATTGTCTTAGATTCtacatgacagaaaaaaaaattaaatatggatTCACTAAAGGGATTTTGTTTAAGGATGTTACTTGTTATTGTGTCAAGGAAAGGAATATGGACTATGTACGTAGAGTTCACAAAATTTTGggaaaatgttacataaaaaattaagtgGGAAGATCTCTTGTATTCagaagtaagtttgtttgttttttatttcttgcaaagctacacgagggctatctgcgctaaccgtccctaatttagtagtgtaagactagagggaaggcagctagtcatcaccacccatcgtcaacttttggactactcttttatcaacgaatagtgggattaactgtaacattataatgctcccacggggGAAAGGGCGAccaagtttggtgtgatagggattcgaacccgcgaccctcggaacacgagttgaacgccttaaccacctggccatgacgggcccagTAAGGTTGGAGAAGTGCTTCTTAATTTGACTGTAGGTGCCAGTGATTTAAATTTTGCATTTTCTTCTTTGTATTAACAATACTGATAGGAATATAATCAGTTAAATGTGTTGAATAATTTAAACTCTTTGGTATTTCTAGCTGTGTTTAGGTAATACAGAATGACATTAATCAATTAGTAAGttgaataaatagttttaaattgaCCTTTAAgttcataataatgtatttaggTCATTACAACTTGGATCAcacattcaataaataatatacatgatATTCATAAATTATCTCACCcattttagaagttaattacttcaaaaatattatagataaacactcccattttatttagtttaacgAACAACTCGTAAAATTTTCCTCCATTCTGTTACAGATCTGTTAAACAAGCATTGctagaaaagagaaaataaaaaaaaagaaacccaaAGGAAAGGGACAGTGTGTGGTTTGGTTTGCTGAATCCAAATCAGTCGTGTCAGTACAATAAGATTACCAACAAAGTTACAACAAATGGAAGCTGAGTTTTCACGTGTTATCTGATACAACAGCTGGTCGTAGACAAGAAACACTTCTTAGATGTCCAAAGACGTTCATTCATTGTATTGTCCTTGAACTAAATTTGGCAGAAAGCATAGTGGACAATTCTACACAAATGACTTCATTTGCAGAATAATCGATTCAATAAGGAATGTAACTCCTGAGATGCTGAATAACACCTGAAGGGAGAAAGAGTATCATCTAGACATTTTCTGAGCAACAAATGGTGCACATGTAGAAGTATTCTAAGACAAGAAGAACATTATGCGTTGtttgtaaagttaaataaaaccGTAATGttctatttataacattttttgaagttgttaatttttaaaattgatcACATAATCTATGAGCACTTCGTAGATGAAAATCAATAGCATGACTGAAGAAAGGGACCTTAGCACAGCCATTGAAACAGTGCTTTGTTCTTAATAGCAAACGTAATATAATTtcaagttttttatataaaaattcattacatatgtaacaataaacttactttttaaaagaaatatataataacgtAAGTTAGATATATGGGTATGTTGggctaaggattcttctacagtaggtgtctatAATTTCTTGACGGTAAGCTCAACAACAGTTGAACAGCATGTACtccactttaatatatatatataaataagttgaacgtatatataaaattctttacaatatgaaaataatatttgtagagTAAACACTATACAGCTTTTTCTTTTAATCAAAAGTCTATTTTCTActgctttagaattcagttgacaagcctatctattttttcatttcttttaacttctatccacgggttcgaatccccgtcacatcaaacatgctcgcccttttagccgtggaggcgttataatgttacggtcaatctcactattcgttggtaaaatagtagctcaagagttggcggttggtggtgatgactagctgccttccctctagttttacactgctaaattatggacggctagcgcagatagccctcgtgtagctctgcgcgaaattcaaaacaaaccaaacgattCTTACTGAGTTATGTTACCAAAGTTGCCATGAGTATTCCCTGTAAAATAATTGCTTCTAACTCTCTTgttatgaaaaactaaacaatcataaaatattcattttatatataacataaattaactaataataactaaactaaacagtcttttatatctgacaaagtgattatttatatataaattattaattagatctcatttggaatactgtgtacagtttggTCTCCATATCTATAAAAAGGTAATATGATAGAGTggaatttaaaacagtttattgaaTGGCAACTATCTATGATTATTTTGTGGATGTAAGGTTGGTGATATTATGGGTATGGAATAGTACATCTAAACTTATTTTAGCTTGAAAATAGAAGAGTAAGAAATGACCTCATTGAAGTTCACAAGCTCATCAGGGTATTTAAAGGATTAAAGCCTCTCCTTTCTATGCCCTGTATTCTAAAGAAAAAGGTGACACAAGTCTCAGATTTGGAAATGACAAACTTGGTaagtttcagttaaaataattttattttattaaatcgaGTTACCA is part of the Tachypleus tridentatus isolate NWPU-2018 chromosome 4, ASM421037v1, whole genome shotgun sequence genome and encodes:
- the LOC143248949 gene encoding uncharacterized protein LOC143248949 — its product is MVHSCCAFNCSNRHGQVENVSYYRFPKDSDRRRRWIAAVNRKNWTPTEHTRLCSKHFVSGTKSDDPLSPDYVPSIFHFTRSPLKRRKAAELCKYENRKEVTKRRKEQQKRHEAAAGLLDLAFIESAGTAATDSSCTDSADELEATCDNFDLCTSQYTTETCMQTEISFTDLVRLESECQQLRNEVLHYKSIAKANCFEDATFANDDEKVKYCIGLPSYAVMMIIFNQIYRYFRDTQSVSKFQQFILTLMRLRLDVPLQLLGYIFGLHTSTISRIFQEVINVMNI